From Streptomyces sp. 6-11-2, one genomic window encodes:
- a CDS encoding DUF5937 family protein has protein sequence MSVRIDIAGLRPERVAVVPAPLAELCMALHALSEPGHHPGLQGWVTGVTARLDSHLADRMCEADFLWRTTFSDLFLPCAGVPGGSTLPGATLADELDILDKLSDEQFVDAALEFTCALPYGLPGPGPLADAGLRRRAVELAAARGPQQVRFTERLLADPPRIRAWLRQFLEDCDEAFFAQTWSRLRHQLAADTRHKTELLRRKGLAEALAAVSPAVTLDEAGGRITVDKLGEGRTATAEGGLLLVPTSLGWPHLMVLHRYGWQPVLHYPVGSPELAAPPSVEQLTLRMTALSHPVRMRLCRSLARSAFTTSELAQVHGMTAPEISRHLSLLKKAGLVTTRRRGRYVLHQLDVAMVARLGSDFLEGVLR, from the coding sequence GCTCTGCATGGCGCTGCACGCGCTGTCGGAGCCGGGACACCACCCCGGTCTGCAGGGCTGGGTCACCGGCGTCACCGCCCGGCTCGACTCGCACCTGGCCGACCGGATGTGCGAGGCGGACTTCCTGTGGCGGACGACGTTCTCCGACCTCTTCCTGCCGTGCGCGGGCGTGCCCGGCGGCTCCACGCTCCCGGGCGCGACGCTCGCCGACGAACTGGACATCCTCGACAAGCTGTCCGACGAGCAGTTCGTGGACGCCGCCCTGGAGTTCACCTGCGCCCTGCCGTACGGCCTGCCGGGCCCGGGACCGCTCGCCGACGCCGGTCTTCGCCGCCGCGCCGTGGAGCTGGCCGCGGCGCGCGGGCCGCAGCAGGTGCGCTTCACCGAGCGGCTGCTGGCCGACCCGCCGCGCATCAGGGCCTGGCTGCGGCAGTTCCTCGAGGACTGCGACGAGGCGTTCTTCGCGCAGACCTGGTCCCGGCTGCGCCACCAGCTCGCGGCCGACACCCGGCACAAGACGGAGCTGCTGCGCCGCAAGGGCCTGGCCGAGGCCCTTGCGGCGGTGTCCCCGGCGGTGACGCTGGACGAGGCGGGCGGCCGGATCACCGTCGACAAGCTGGGCGAGGGCCGCACGGCCACGGCGGAGGGCGGCCTGCTGCTCGTGCCGACGAGCCTCGGCTGGCCCCACCTGATGGTGCTGCACCGGTACGGCTGGCAGCCGGTGCTGCACTACCCGGTCGGTTCCCCGGAGCTCGCCGCCCCGCCCTCGGTGGAGCAGCTGACACTACGGATGACCGCCCTGTCCCACCCGGTGCGGATGCGGCTGTGCCGCAGCCTGGCCCGCAGCGCGTTCACCACCAGCGAGCTGGCCCAGGTGCACGGCATGACCGCGCCGGAGATATCCCGGCATCTGAGCCTGCTGAAGAAGGCGGGCCTGGTCACCACCCGGCGCCGGGGGCGGTACGTGCTGCACCAACTGGACGTCGCGATGGTCGCCCGGCTGGGCAGCGACTTCCTCGAAGGCGTGCTGCGCTAG
- a CDS encoding AAA family ATPase — MLLWINGPFGGGKTQTAHEIQRRLPGSVVCDPEHAGFGLRRMLPPGLRADFRDLVAWRQGVVEVLDLALTRHEGVVIAPMTVTDSGQFAETVGRLRELGHDVRHFTLLAERETVLKRLRERGFGHLVGYVAGKNSGPGRESWAVRQLDDCLERLREPEFAEHLWTDHSTVPKTADRIAVLAGLTLRPNTEGPLRTRLRQAKVGVRHIRFDGPRRTPDSGSGD, encoded by the coding sequence ATGCTCCTGTGGATCAACGGCCCCTTCGGGGGCGGCAAGACACAGACCGCACACGAGATCCAGCGCCGTCTGCCCGGCAGCGTCGTCTGCGATCCCGAGCATGCCGGGTTCGGCCTGCGCCGCATGCTGCCACCCGGACTGCGCGCGGACTTCAGGGACTTGGTGGCCTGGCGGCAAGGGGTGGTGGAGGTCCTGGACCTGGCCCTCACCCGGCACGAGGGGGTCGTGATCGCCCCCATGACCGTCACGGACTCGGGTCAGTTCGCCGAGACCGTCGGGCGGCTGCGCGAACTGGGCCACGACGTACGGCACTTCACGCTCCTCGCGGAACGCGAGACCGTTCTGAAGCGGCTGCGGGAGCGCGGGTTCGGGCACCTTGTCGGGTATGTCGCCGGGAAGAACTCCGGTCCGGGCCGGGAGAGCTGGGCCGTGCGGCAGCTCGACGACTGCCTCGAGCGGCTGCGCGAGCCGGAGTTCGCCGAGCACCTGTGGACCGACCACTCGACCGTGCCGAAGACCGCGGACCGGATCGCCGTCCTGGCCGGCCTGACGCTGCGGCCCAACACCGAGGGCCCGCTGCGGACACGGCTGCGGCAGGCGAAGGTCGGTGTCCGGCACATCCGGTTCGACGGGCCCCGGCGCACGCCGGACTCCGGCTCAGGTGACTAG
- a CDS encoding response regulator transcription factor, whose amino-acid sequence MTIRVMLVDDQVLLRTGFRMVLAAQPDMEVVAEAGDGVEALQVLRATAVDVVLMDVRMPKLDGVEATRRICSEPDPPKVLILTTFDLDEYAFSGLKAGASGFMLKDVPPGDLLAAIRSVHSGDAVVAPSTTRRLLDRFAPMLPTAGKEPQHKELQRLTEREREVMVLVAQGLSNGEIAARLVLSEATVKTHVGRILTKLGLRDRVQVVVLAYETGLVRAGGHG is encoded by the coding sequence ATGACGATCCGCGTGATGCTCGTGGACGACCAGGTGCTGCTGCGCACGGGATTCCGGATGGTGCTCGCCGCCCAGCCGGACATGGAGGTCGTCGCGGAGGCGGGCGACGGTGTCGAGGCCCTCCAGGTGCTGCGCGCCACCGCCGTCGACGTGGTGCTGATGGACGTGCGCATGCCGAAGCTGGACGGTGTGGAGGCCACCCGCCGCATCTGCTCCGAGCCCGACCCGCCGAAGGTGCTCATCCTGACCACCTTCGACCTCGACGAGTACGCCTTCTCCGGGCTGAAGGCGGGTGCCTCCGGGTTCATGCTCAAGGACGTGCCGCCCGGCGACCTGCTCGCCGCGATCCGTTCCGTGCACAGCGGCGACGCCGTCGTCGCGCCCTCCACCACCCGCCGGCTGCTCGACCGGTTCGCCCCGATGCTGCCCACGGCCGGCAAGGAGCCCCAGCACAAGGAGCTCCAGCGGCTCACCGAGCGCGAGCGCGAGGTCATGGTCCTGGTCGCGCAGGGCCTGTCGAACGGCGAGATCGCCGCCCGGCTGGTGCTGTCCGAGGCGACGGTGAAGACCCACGTGGGCCGCATCCTGACCAAGCTGGGGCTGAGGGACCGGGTGCAGGTGGTGGTCCTGGCCTACGAGACGGGGCTCGTCCGGGCCGGCGGACACGGCTGA
- a CDS encoding sensor histidine kinase, whose amino-acid sequence MQRLYDFLRRHPMWVDGSWALILLGLSGVSVSSINGAPGHHGSVGATLALSLVLCVVVALRRRVPEKMLVLAGAAGVAQLVLDVETMVANFAMLVIIYTVAAIGARWASRFALAGGLCAATLAQMRWPQHDASALGNVAIAVFQTVPFALAWVLGDSMRTRRAYFAQLEERAARLEKEREAQSKVAVAAERARIARELHDVVAHNVSVMVVQADGAAYVLDAAPDQAKKALETISSTGRQALAEMRRLLGVLRTGEHQESGEYVPQPDVDQIEDLVEQCRGSGLPVDFRIEGTPRPLPSGVELTAYRIVQEALTNTRKHGGPNAGASVRLVYFDDGLGLLVEDDGKGAPHELYEEGGADGEGHGLIGMRERVGMVGGTLDAGPRPGGGFRISALLPLKPVH is encoded by the coding sequence GTGCAGCGCCTCTATGACTTCCTCCGCAGGCACCCGATGTGGGTGGACGGCTCCTGGGCCCTCATCCTCCTCGGGCTTTCCGGCGTGAGCGTGTCGAGCATCAACGGGGCGCCCGGCCACCACGGTTCGGTCGGCGCGACCCTGGCGCTGTCCCTCGTGCTGTGCGTGGTCGTCGCACTGCGCCGCCGGGTGCCGGAGAAGATGCTGGTGCTGGCGGGCGCGGCGGGTGTGGCGCAGCTCGTCCTGGACGTCGAGACGATGGTCGCCAACTTCGCCATGCTGGTGATCATCTACACGGTCGCCGCGATAGGCGCCCGCTGGGCCTCCCGGTTCGCCCTGGCCGGCGGGCTGTGCGCGGCGACCCTCGCGCAGATGCGCTGGCCGCAGCACGACGCGAGCGCCCTGGGCAACGTCGCGATAGCCGTCTTCCAGACGGTGCCGTTCGCCCTCGCCTGGGTGCTCGGCGACTCCATGCGCACCCGCCGCGCCTACTTCGCGCAACTGGAGGAGCGCGCCGCCCGTCTGGAGAAGGAACGCGAGGCGCAGTCCAAGGTCGCGGTCGCCGCCGAACGCGCCCGGATCGCGCGTGAGCTGCACGACGTGGTCGCGCACAACGTGTCGGTGATGGTGGTGCAGGCCGACGGCGCCGCCTACGTCCTGGACGCCGCGCCCGACCAGGCCAAGAAGGCCCTGGAGACGATCTCCTCCACCGGTCGCCAGGCCCTCGCCGAGATGCGCCGCCTGCTGGGCGTGCTGCGCACCGGCGAGCACCAGGAGAGCGGCGAGTACGTGCCCCAGCCCGACGTCGACCAGATCGAGGACCTGGTCGAGCAGTGCCGGGGCTCCGGACTGCCCGTCGACTTCCGGATCGAGGGCACCCCGCGCCCGCTGCCCAGCGGGGTCGAGCTCACCGCGTACCGCATCGTGCAGGAGGCCCTCACGAACACCCGCAAGCACGGCGGACCCAACGCGGGCGCGAGCGTGCGTCTGGTCTACTTCGACGACGGCCTCGGACTGCTCGTCGAGGACGACGGCAAGGGCGCGCCGCACGAGCTGTACGAGGAGGGCGGCGCCGACGGCGAGGGGCACGGCCTGATCGGCATGCGCGAACGCGTCGGCATGGTGGGCGGCACCCTGGACGCGGGTCCGCGTCCCGGCGGAGGCTTCCGCATCAGCGCCCTGCTGCCGCTCAAACCGGTGCACTGA
- a CDS encoding SAM-dependent methyltransferase — protein sequence MADDTAGSTARTTAGSTRRTTAQSAAEGRAGEWHGWRAATEEALYGPDGFYRRPEGPAGHFRTSVHASPLFAAAVARLLCRVDVALGRPAALDFVDMAAGRGELATGVLGALPADVAARTRVHAVEIAARPEGLDARIAWSGQAPRGITGLLFANEWLDNVPLEVAEVDSAGVPRRVLVRRDGAERLGEPLSGAQARWLARWWPLPAEQGLRAEIGLPRDTAWADAVSRVERGLAVAVDYAHTAGARPPFGTLTGFREGRETAPVPDGSCDITAHVALDACAACAPPGARLLTQREALHALGITGERPPLTLASTHPSEYVRALARAGEAAELTAAGGLGDFGWLVQPVGLAEADAAALLVDVPDHEEH from the coding sequence GTGGCGGACGACACGGCGGGCAGCACCGCGCGCACCACGGCCGGCAGCACCCGGCGCACTACGGCGCAGAGCGCGGCGGAGGGCCGGGCCGGGGAGTGGCACGGCTGGCGGGCGGCGACCGAGGAGGCCCTGTACGGGCCGGACGGCTTCTACCGGCGGCCCGAGGGCCCGGCCGGTCACTTCCGTACGTCCGTGCACGCCTCGCCGCTGTTCGCGGCGGCCGTGGCGCGGCTGCTGTGCCGGGTCGACGTGGCGCTGGGCCGCCCGGCGGCGCTCGACTTCGTCGACATGGCGGCCGGGCGGGGCGAGCTGGCCACGGGCGTGCTCGGCGCGCTCCCGGCGGACGTGGCGGCACGCACGCGCGTGCACGCGGTCGAGATCGCCGCCCGGCCGGAGGGCCTGGACGCCCGGATCGCATGGTCGGGGCAGGCCCCGCGGGGGATCACCGGGCTGCTGTTCGCCAACGAGTGGCTGGACAACGTGCCGCTGGAGGTCGCGGAGGTGGACTCCGCGGGCGTACCCCGGCGGGTCCTGGTCCGGCGTGACGGCGCGGAACGGCTCGGGGAGCCGCTGTCGGGGGCGCAGGCGCGGTGGCTGGCCCGGTGGTGGCCGCTGCCCGCCGAGCAGGGTCTGCGCGCGGAGATCGGGCTGCCCCGCGACACCGCCTGGGCCGACGCGGTCTCGCGGGTCGAGCGGGGCCTCGCGGTCGCCGTCGACTACGCGCACACGGCCGGCGCGCGACCGCCCTTCGGAACGCTCACCGGCTTCCGGGAAGGCCGGGAGACGGCGCCCGTGCCGGACGGCTCGTGCGACATCACGGCGCACGTCGCTCTGGACGCCTGCGCCGCGTGCGCGCCTCCGGGCGCCCGACTGCTGACCCAGCGCGAGGCCCTGCACGCCCTGGGCATCACCGGCGAACGCCCCCCGCTCACGCTCGCCTCCACGCACCCCTCGGAGTACGTACGCGCCCTCGCACGCGCCGGGGAGGCCGCCGAACTCACCGCGGCGGGCGGGCTCGGCGACTTCGGCTGGCTGGTGCAGCCTGTCGGCCTCGCGGAGGCGGACGCGGCGGCCCTACTTGTCGATGTCCCCGACCACGAAGAACATTGA
- a CDS encoding NADH-quinone oxidoreductase subunit D, whose product MTPTKETTVGIGGAAESTDMVLNIGPQHPSTHGVLRLKLVLDGERIIRAEPVIGYMHRGAEKLFEARDYRQIIMLANRHDWLSAFSNELGVVLAVERMLGMEVPPRAVWTRTLLAELNRVLNHLMFLGSYPLELGGITPVFYAFREREVLQNVMEEVSGGRMHYMFNRVGGLKEDLPAGWATRARAAVAAVRSRMDVFDDLVLGNEIFRGRTRGVGILSPRAVHAYGVSGPIARASGVDFDLRRDEPYLAYAEVQDTLKVVTRQEGDCLARFECLLEQTHNALDLADACLDRLAELPPGPINQRLPKVLKAPEGHTYAWTENPLGINGYYLVSKGEKTPYRLKLRSASYNNIQALTELLPGTLVADMVAILGSMFFVVGDIDK is encoded by the coding sequence ATGACTCCCACGAAGGAGACCACGGTCGGGATCGGCGGCGCCGCGGAGAGCACCGACATGGTGCTCAACATCGGGCCCCAGCACCCGTCCACGCACGGTGTTCTGCGGCTGAAGCTGGTGCTGGACGGCGAGCGCATCATCCGTGCCGAGCCGGTGATCGGCTATATGCACCGCGGCGCGGAGAAGCTGTTCGAGGCACGGGACTACCGTCAGATCATCATGCTGGCCAACCGCCACGACTGGCTGTCGGCCTTCTCGAACGAGCTGGGCGTGGTCCTCGCCGTGGAGCGGATGCTCGGCATGGAGGTGCCCCCGCGCGCGGTGTGGACGCGCACCCTGCTCGCCGAGCTGAACCGGGTGCTCAACCACCTGATGTTCCTCGGCTCCTACCCGCTGGAGCTGGGCGGCATCACCCCGGTCTTCTACGCGTTCCGGGAACGCGAGGTCCTCCAGAACGTCATGGAGGAGGTCTCCGGCGGCCGGATGCACTACATGTTCAATCGCGTCGGCGGCCTGAAGGAGGACCTGCCGGCCGGCTGGGCCACGCGTGCGCGTGCCGCGGTGGCCGCCGTGCGCTCGCGGATGGACGTCTTCGACGACCTGGTGCTCGGCAACGAGATCTTCCGGGGCCGCACCCGGGGCGTGGGCATCCTCTCCCCGCGGGCCGTGCACGCCTACGGCGTGAGCGGTCCCATCGCGCGCGCCTCGGGCGTCGACTTCGACCTGCGCCGCGACGAGCCGTACCTGGCGTACGCGGAGGTGCAGGACACGCTGAAGGTGGTCACCCGGCAGGAGGGCGACTGCCTGGCCCGCTTCGAGTGCCTGCTGGAGCAGACCCACAACGCGCTGGACCTCGCCGACGCGTGTCTGGACCGGCTGGCCGAGCTGCCGCCCGGCCCGATCAACCAGCGGCTGCCGAAGGTCCTCAAGGCACCCGAGGGGCACACGTACGCGTGGACCGAGAACCCGCTCGGGATCAACGGCTACTACCTGGTCAGCAAGGGTGAGAAGACCCCGTACCGGCTCAAGCTGCGCTCGGCGTCGTACAACAACATCCAGGCGCTCACCGAGCTGCTGCCGGGCACGCTGGTGGCGGACATGGTGGCCATCCTGGGGTCAATGTTCTTCGTGGTCGGGGACATCGACAAGTAG
- a CDS encoding PH domain-containing protein, with protein METGIPEDERAAADGEPAWRALPRGLLRMRRLLLVVWMGLFALAAGLLPGLLAGPAWSAFALLPLAVMAWGWVLLGRNWRSWRYTERADDLLISRGVLRRGETVVPYGRMQLVEVTSGPVERHFGLATVQLHTAAAATDATIPGLDPAEAERLRDRLTELGEARSAGL; from the coding sequence ATGGAAACGGGGATCCCGGAGGACGAACGGGCGGCGGCCGACGGCGAGCCGGCCTGGAGAGCGCTGCCGCGCGGCCTGCTGCGGATGCGCCGGTTGCTGCTGGTGGTGTGGATGGGCCTGTTCGCCCTGGCCGCGGGGCTGCTGCCGGGCCTGCTGGCCGGTCCCGCCTGGTCGGCGTTCGCGCTGCTGCCGCTGGCGGTGATGGCATGGGGCTGGGTGCTGCTGGGCCGCAACTGGCGCTCGTGGCGGTACACCGAGCGCGCCGACGACCTGCTGATCAGCCGGGGTGTGCTGCGGCGCGGGGAGACCGTCGTGCCCTACGGGCGGATGCAGCTGGTCGAGGTCACCTCCGGGCCCGTCGAGCGGCACTTCGGGCTGGCCACCGTGCAGCTGCACACGGCCGCCGCCGCGACCGACGCGACCATCCCCGGCCTCGACCCGGCCGAGGCGGAACGGCTGCGCGACCGGCTCACCGAACTCGGCGAGGCACGATCGGCGGGGCTGTGA
- a CDS encoding PH domain-containing protein translates to MSEKAVSDTAVRDGRPVTERRLHPVTPLRRAWAPVAVLTGWAVHDPDQAQRHLTRLTTTTLLIGLAVVIPVAALYGFLSWWFTHFAVTGTELRIRTGLFFRRTAHIRLERIQAVDVTRPLLARVAGVAKLKLDVVGTDKKDELAFLGEEEARALRAELLARAAGFAPETAHEVGEAPARELVRVPGRVIAVSLLLTGATWGSLVAAAVVPPLLWLATHSLWTVLATFLPLLGSAVANSAGRFAAEYDWLVSESPDGLRIDRGLLDRTHETVPPGRVQTVRIVEPLLWRRRGWVRVELDVAGSSNSVLLPVAPREVAESVIARVLPGVTVPQATELLRPPRRARWCAPVWWRGHGIAVTDAVFAARHGLLRRRLALVPHAKVQSVRLRQGPWQRVWGLAGVHVDNGADKTVTARLRDAQEAARLLRAQAERSRTGRRSARPDRWMT, encoded by the coding sequence ATGTCCGAGAAGGCCGTGAGCGACACGGCCGTGCGCGACGGGCGGCCCGTGACCGAGCGGCGGCTGCATCCCGTCACGCCGCTGAGACGGGCGTGGGCGCCGGTCGCCGTGCTCACGGGCTGGGCCGTGCACGACCCCGACCAGGCGCAGCGGCACCTGACGCGGCTGACGACGACCACGCTGCTGATCGGGCTCGCGGTCGTCATACCCGTGGCCGCCCTCTACGGCTTCCTGTCCTGGTGGTTCACGCACTTCGCGGTGACCGGCACCGAACTGCGCATCCGTACCGGGCTGTTCTTCCGCCGCACCGCGCACATCCGGCTGGAGCGGATCCAGGCCGTCGACGTCACCCGGCCGCTGCTCGCACGGGTCGCGGGGGTGGCCAAGCTGAAACTCGACGTCGTAGGGACGGACAAGAAGGACGAACTCGCCTTCCTCGGCGAGGAGGAGGCCCGGGCGCTGCGCGCCGAACTGCTCGCGCGCGCGGCCGGGTTCGCGCCCGAGACGGCGCACGAGGTCGGCGAGGCACCCGCGCGGGAGCTGGTGCGCGTACCCGGGCGCGTGATCGCCGTCTCGCTGCTGCTGACCGGCGCGACCTGGGGATCGCTGGTCGCCGCCGCCGTCGTACCGCCGCTGCTGTGGCTGGCCACCCACAGCCTGTGGACGGTGCTCGCCACCTTCCTGCCGCTGCTCGGCAGCGCCGTGGCGAACAGCGCGGGGCGCTTCGCCGCCGAGTACGACTGGCTGGTGAGCGAATCGCCCGACGGGCTGCGGATCGACCGGGGACTGCTGGACCGCACGCACGAGACGGTGCCGCCGGGGCGGGTGCAGACCGTGCGGATCGTGGAACCGCTGCTGTGGCGCCGGCGCGGCTGGGTGCGGGTCGAGCTGGACGTCGCCGGGTCGTCGAACTCCGTGCTGCTGCCGGTCGCTCCGCGGGAGGTCGCCGAGTCGGTGATCGCCCGGGTCCTGCCCGGGGTGACGGTGCCGCAGGCCACCGAACTGCTCCGGCCGCCGCGGCGCGCCCGGTGGTGCGCGCCGGTGTGGTGGCGCGGGCACGGGATCGCCGTCACCGACGCGGTGTTCGCCGCGCGGCACGGACTGCTGCGGCGCCGGCTCGCGCTGGTACCGCACGCGAAGGTGCAGAGCGTACGGCTGCGGCAGGGGCCCTGGCAGCGCGTGTGGGGCCTCGCCGGCGTGCACGTGGACAACGGGGCCGACAAGACCGTGACGGCCCGCCTGCGGGACGCTCAGGAGGCGGCCCGACTGCTGCGGGCCCAGGCGGAGAGGTCGCGCACGGGCCGCCGGAGCGCTCGACCCGACCGGTGGATGACCTGA
- a CDS encoding esterase family protein gives MGLMSNKVLVLAILCAVLLFVGTVWLWPRLARGTWRAVTGRVGILLATQVAVFACVGLAANQAFGFYASWADLFGQENTPGVVMNNSAHGRTGGPLQVIGTQHVRLDNGDRPDVSGQIQQVAIVGRTTHIASPAFVYLPPEYFQPQYRTRTFPAAVVLTGYPGTAQSLISKLRYPHTAQELARTGRMQPMILVMLRPTVAPPRDTECVDIPGGPQTESFFAKDLPSAVLAHYRVGKKPGSWGIVGDSTGGYCALKLALHHPEVYAAGAGLSPYYKAPTDPTTGDLFQGDRNLRNRADLMWSIKHLTAPDTSLLVTSSRLGETNYRSTLRFIDAVKATNRTRIASIILDSGGHNFNTWRREIPATLQWLSDLLGDH, from the coding sequence ATGGGTCTCATGAGCAACAAAGTGCTGGTACTGGCGATCCTCTGCGCCGTGCTGCTGTTCGTCGGCACGGTGTGGCTCTGGCCGCGTCTGGCCCGCGGCACCTGGCGCGCGGTGACCGGACGCGTCGGCATTCTGCTGGCCACGCAGGTGGCGGTCTTCGCCTGCGTCGGACTCGCCGCCAACCAGGCCTTCGGCTTCTACGCCAGCTGGGCGGACCTGTTCGGGCAGGAGAACACGCCCGGGGTTGTCATGAACAACTCGGCGCACGGCCGCACCGGCGGACCCCTCCAGGTGATCGGCACCCAGCATGTGCGGCTGGACAACGGCGACCGGCCGGACGTCTCCGGCCAGATCCAGCAGGTCGCCATCGTGGGCCGTACGACGCACATCGCCTCGCCCGCGTTCGTCTACCTGCCCCCGGAGTACTTCCAGCCGCAGTACCGGACCCGTACCTTCCCGGCGGCCGTGGTCCTCACCGGCTATCCGGGCACCGCGCAGTCGCTGATCAGCAAGCTGCGCTACCCGCACACCGCGCAGGAGCTCGCCAGGACCGGGCGGATGCAGCCGATGATCCTGGTGATGCTGCGGCCCACGGTGGCGCCGCCGCGTGACACGGAGTGCGTGGACATCCCGGGCGGCCCGCAGACCGAGTCGTTCTTCGCCAAGGATCTGCCGTCCGCGGTTCTCGCGCACTACCGGGTCGGAAAGAAACCGGGCAGCTGGGGCATCGTCGGCGACTCCACGGGCGGTTACTGCGCGCTGAAACTCGCCCTGCACCATCCCGAGGTTTATGCCGCCGGCGCGGGCCTGTCCCCGTACTACAAGGCGCCCACCGACCCGACCACGGGTGATCTTTTTCAAGGGGACAGGAACCTTCGGAATCGTGCCGATCTGATGTGGAGCATCAAGCACCTGACGGCGCCCGACACTTCGCTGCTCGTCACCAGCAGCAGGCTCGGCGAGACCAACTACAGGTCGACGCTCAGGTTCATCGACGCGGTGAAGGCGACGAACAGGACGCGGATCGCGTCCATCATCCTCGACAGCGGCGGCCACAACTTCAACACCTGGCGGCGCGAGATCCCCGCGACGTTGCAGTGGTTGAGCGACCTGCTCGGCGACCACTGA
- a CDS encoding phosphatidylglycerol lysyltransferase domain-containing protein, whose translation MSVRIDGELSDGVPDRSSRVRRILRGPRPEAVPVLVARACAVVGLLDIAAGVFPRFRHSRMHALAEVLPGSFGPFAAALSLSVGVLLLLLAHGLKRRKRRAWRAAVVLLPAGAAAEFVYRHSIVGVVISLALLAPLLIHRGEFAALPDPRSRWRALANFVLMSAGSLALGLIIVSVHTHRMVGDPSVADRLTHVVYGLIGFEGPVDYQGNTSWTVAFSLGALGWLTAVTTVYLAFRPEHPAARLTEEDETRLRELLDRHGGRDSLGHFALRRDKAVVFSPSGKAAVTYRVVSGVMLASGDPIGDVEAWPGAIERFMDEAKAHSWTPAVMGCSETGGEVWTRETGLDALELGDEAVVDVADFSLAGRAMRNVRQMVKRIERAGYETRVRRIRDLGGTELERVRRAAEDWRGTDTERGFSMALGRIGDPADGECLIATAHKQDEEPGEYGDLKAILHFVPWGGDGVSLDLMRRDRSADPGMNELLIVAALQAAPKFGITRISLNFAMFRSALARGEKIGAGPVLRAWRGLLVFLSRWFQIESLYKFNAKFQPRWEPRFVVYRASSDLPRIGFAAMQAEGFVDLALPLPRFLRRRTAARSACAHSVAEGDVRAA comes from the coding sequence ATGTCTGTCAGGATAGATGGGGAATTGTCGGACGGGGTTCCGGACCGATCGAGCAGGGTGCGGCGCATACTCCGCGGCCCGCGCCCCGAGGCCGTCCCCGTGCTGGTCGCCAGGGCCTGCGCGGTCGTCGGTCTCCTGGACATCGCCGCGGGGGTCTTCCCGCGCTTCCGGCACAGCCGCATGCACGCCCTGGCCGAGGTGCTGCCGGGCTCCTTCGGCCCGTTCGCCGCGGCGCTCTCGCTCAGCGTGGGCGTGCTGTTGCTGCTGCTCGCGCACGGCCTGAAACGGCGCAAGCGCCGGGCCTGGCGCGCGGCCGTGGTCCTGCTGCCGGCCGGTGCGGCGGCGGAGTTCGTCTACCGGCACTCGATCGTCGGGGTGGTCATCTCGCTGGCGCTGCTCGCGCCGCTGCTGATCCACCGCGGCGAGTTCGCCGCGCTGCCGGACCCGCGCAGCCGCTGGCGGGCGCTGGCCAACTTCGTCCTCATGAGCGCCGGCTCACTGGCCCTGGGTCTGATCATCGTCAGCGTGCACACGCACCGCATGGTCGGCGACCCCAGCGTGGCGGACCGGCTGACCCATGTCGTCTACGGCCTGATCGGCTTCGAGGGCCCGGTGGACTACCAGGGCAACACCTCCTGGACCGTCGCCTTCTCCCTCGGTGCCCTCGGCTGGCTCACCGCCGTCACCACCGTCTATCTGGCCTTCCGGCCCGAGCACCCGGCGGCGCGCCTGACCGAGGAGGACGAGACCCGGCTGCGTGAGCTGCTGGACCGGCACGGCGGCCGCGACTCCCTCGGCCACTTCGCGCTGCGCCGCGACAAGGCGGTCGTGTTCTCCCCCAGCGGCAAGGCGGCGGTGACGTACCGCGTCGTCTCCGGCGTGATGCTCGCAAGCGGCGACCCCATCGGCGACGTCGAGGCCTGGCCGGGTGCCATCGAGCGCTTCATGGACGAGGCCAAGGCCCACTCCTGGACGCCCGCCGTGATGGGCTGCTCCGAGACCGGCGGTGAGGTGTGGACCCGGGAGACCGGTCTGGACGCCCTGGAACTGGGCGACGAGGCGGTGGTCGACGTCGCGGATTTCTCGCTCGCCGGACGCGCGATGCGCAACGTCCGCCAGATGGTCAAGCGCATCGAGCGAGCCGGCTACGAAACCCGGGTGCGGCGCATCCGTGACCTCGGCGGCACCGAGCTGGAGCGGGTCCGGCGGGCCGCCGAGGACTGGCGCGGCACCGACACCGAACGCGGCTTCTCCATGGCGCTCGGCCGGATCGGCGACCCGGCCGACGGCGAGTGCCTCATCGCCACCGCCCACAAGCAGGACGAGGAGCCGGGCGAGTACGGCGATCTGAAGGCGATCCTGCACTTCGTGCCGTGGGGCGGGGACGGCGTGTCCCTGGACCTGATGCGGCGCGACCGCTCGGCCGACCCCGGCATGAACGAACTGCTGATCGTGGCGGCGCTCCAGGCCGCCCCGAAGTTCGGCATCACCCGCATATCGCTGAACTTCGCGATGTTCCGCTCGGCGCTGGCGCGGGGCGAGAAGATCGGCGCGGGCCCGGTGCTGCGCGCCTGGCGCGGGCTGCTGGTCTTCCTCTCCCGCTGGTTCCAGATCGAGTCGCTGTACAAGTTCAACGCCAAGTTCCAGCCCCGCTGGGAGCCGCGGTTCGTCGTCTACCGCGCCTCCTCGGACCTGCCCCGCATCGGCTTCGCCGCCATGCAGGCCGAGGGCTTCGTCGACCTCGCCCTGCCGCTGCCGCGCTTCCTGCGCCGCCGCACCGCCGCCCGGAGCGCCTGCGCGCACTCGGTGGCGGAAGGGGACGTGCGCGCGGCATGA